A region from the Eriocheir sinensis breed Jianghai 21 unplaced genomic scaffold, ASM2467909v1 Scaffold1006, whole genome shotgun sequence genome encodes:
- the LOC126988913 gene encoding transient receptor potential channel pyrexia-like isoform X1 yields the protein MKRLFTPCRKKRRPLIKTLTYKSSGLYQENAAVVVDEEEARRGSACSTCSADRHVAPRVTALFAAIQRQDTEEVEMLLVDSPPGTSQATCNGLTPLTVACYLRNLDILKLLLNHDAQVEAGDCNGCTPLHTAICDGWMEGVAELLNHGASPDLLDASTSNPVTKPVAESPLRAAVRTGNVAALRLIFTHHPNISILDTEEGSLLHLAARSHKLEMVDFLLHERVSGETLKSLNMKGDNVTHAALQRNITTKDETPLLEILRMFFEAGVDVNAKNNLGETPLFLACRRRLPKCTELLLSFGADPLAITEAGQSAIHGACHGGCAASLTHLLSTGRVAHLVTAPDNEGVQPFHHAIKSSSLDCCEILLKNGDHLTHIDLDGTSRCSLLLQYFPTTSTQLLTRLFNSYITLSDDAQYDRNSHIIFDYSKILFNRSNDIQSSLLEDINYLQKDLLQHPLVESFVHLKWRKVRFLFYGILLSFFVFILLHTVYILGTSTNDTKMFNRISNMWAFRVVHLVMYIVILWPEVITIIANPKTYIRHWETLTKATSLSASAYVVFAHQYASMRMDKDHRNITLSREGTEESPEYPIRSKMTREISAVSVFFGWIELMMLCGRLPILGSQVLMFARIAKSAIKFIAAFIGLLVGFSASFMVLFSDKDDFRTFGTSFVKTLMMMIGEVDYSNLVDKETAVISYLILVLFLFLVCILMANLLIGLAVDDIYYLQRIGNIERRSKQATHIVTFEKAISVAKRYRLLPRSLTMALIKLYTTKSQKKIFINKNRELVLLYQNKIPSQILQEALQIAKTNQLAASDNPRPVCENRLHDEDASRVLLQEIQDLKNMILNNNLNSKPMLELIKR from the exons ATGAAAAGGCTGTTCACTCCCTGCCGAAAGAA GAGGCGGCCGCTCATCAAAACCCTGACGTACAAGAGTTCAGGACTGTACCAGGAGAATGCCGCAGTGgtcgtggacgaggaggaggctcGGCGAGGCTCGGCGTGTAGCACATGCAGCGCTGACAGACATGTGGCGCCCAGAGTGACCGCCCTGTTTGCG GCCATCCAGCGGCAGGACACGGAGGAGGTTGAGATGCTGCTGGTTGATTCTCCGCCCGGCACGTCGCAAGCAACCTGTAATGGCCTCACGCCCCTGACAGTGGCCTGCTATTTACGCAACCTGGATATTCTCAAACTTCTCCTAAACCATGACGCGCAG GTGGAGGCAGGCGACTGTAACGGCTGCACTCCACTACACACCGCAATCTGTGACGGGTGGATGGAAGGGGTGGCCGAGCTCCTGAATCACGGGGCGTCACCAGACCTTCTAGACGCCTCAACCTCGAACCCCGTGACCAAACCCGTGGCTGAGAGTCCCCTGAGGGCTGCCGTCAGGACCGGGAATGTCGCTGCGCTCCGGCTGATCTTCACGCACCATCCGAACATAAGCATTCTGGACACCGAGGAAGGGTCGCTCCTCCACCTGGCAGCGCGCTCACACAAGCTGGAGATGGTCGATTTTCTGCTGCATGAAAGGGTATCCGGGGAGACTTTGAAATCCCTTAATATGAAAGGAGATAATGTAACGCACGCAGCTCTGCAAAGGAACATCACAACAAAGGATGAGACTCCACTTTTGGAGATTCTTAGGATGTTCTTCGAAGCTGGTGTCGATGTTAACGCGAAAAACAACCTTGGGGAAACTCCCTTGTTCCTAGCGTGCCGGCGGCGACTCCCAAAATGCACAGAGCTCCTGCTGTCTTTTGGAGCCGACCCACTGGCCATCACCGAGGCGGGGCAGTCGGCAATCCACGGTGCATGCCATGGAGGATGCGCCGCCAGTCTGACCCACTTGCTAAGCACTGGTCGCGTAGCCCACCTAGTCACTGCCCCGGACAATGAGGGAGTCCAGCCCTTCCACCACGCCATCAAGAGTAGTTCCCTTGACTGCTGTGAGATCTTGCTGAAGAACGGAGACCACCTGACGCATATAGACCTGGACGGAACCTCCCGCTGCTCTCTGCTTCTCCAGTACTTCCCGACCACATCAACCCAACTCCTCACCCGACTCTTTAACTCATACATCACTCTCTCTGATGACGCCCAGTACGACCGAAACTCCCACATCATTTTCGACTACTCCAAGATTCTGTTCAACCGGAGTAATGACATTCAAAGCTCACTTCTGGAGGACATCAATTACCTACAAAAGGATCTGTTGCAGCATCCACTGGTAGAAAGCTTCGTCCACCTCAAATGGAGAAAAGTCAGATTCCTGTTTTATGGTATACTCCTGTCATTCTTTGTGTTTATATTACTCCATACAGTTTACATTCTCGGGACAAGCACCAATGACACTAAGATGTTCAATCGTATTTCAAACATGTGGGCGTTTCGTGTCGTGCACCTCGTGATGTACATCGTTATCTTGTGGCCTGaagtcatcaccatcattgccAACCCTAAGACATACATCCGTCACTGGGAAACTCTGACAAAAGCCACATCGTTGAGCGCATCTGCGTACGTTGTTTTTGCGCACCAGTATGCAAGTATGCGCATGGATAAGGATCATAGGAATATCACACTTTCACGAGAGGGTACAGAGGAGTCCCCTGAGTACCCCATTAGGTCCAAAATGACAAGAGAAATCAGCGCGGTGTCTGTTTTCTTCGGATGGATCGAGCTTATGATGCTGTGTGGGAGACTTCCAATCCTCGGTTCACAGGTCCTCATGTTCGCCAGAATCGCTAAGTCGGCAATCAAATTCATCGCTGCGTTCATTGGCCTCCTCGTGGGTTTCTCCGCTAGCTTCATGGTGCTGTTCAGTGACAAGGATGACTTCCGTACTTTTGGGACTAGCTTCGTCAAgaccctgatgatgatgattggggaGGTAGACTATTCAAACCTCGTGGACAAGGAAACAGCGGTCATTAGCTATTTgattctggtgttgtttctgttcCTAGTGTGCATTCTCATGGCCAACCTTCTGATCGGTCTTGCTGTGGATGACATCTACTACTTACAGCGTATTGGGAACATTGAAAGGCGCTCTAAGCAGGCCACTCATATCGTCACGTTCGAGAAGGCCATCTCTGTCGCTAAACGATATCGACTACTCCCCCGCAGCCTGACAATGGCCTTGATCAAACTCTATACAACGAAATCCCAGAAGAAAATATTCATTAATAAAAATCGGGAGCTTGTGTTGTTATATCAAAACAAGATTCCATCGCAAATACTCCAAGAAGCTTTGCAGATTGCGAAAACCAACCAGTTAGCGGCCTCTGACAACCCTCGCCCAGTGTGTGAAAATAGACTCCATGACGAAGATGCCTCCAGAGTGTTGCTTCAGGAAATTCAGGACCTCAAGAACATGATTCTCAACAATAATCTCAATTCTAAACCAATGCTCGAATTGATCAAACGGTAG
- the LOC126988913 gene encoding transient receptor potential channel pyrexia-like isoform X2, whose protein sequence is MKRLFTPCRKKRRPLIKTLTYKSSGLYQENAAVVVDEEEARRGSACSTCSADRHVAPRVTALFAVEAGDCNGCTPLHTAICDGWMEGVAELLNHGASPDLLDASTSNPVTKPVAESPLRAAVRTGNVAALRLIFTHHPNISILDTEEGSLLHLAARSHKLEMVDFLLHERVSGETLKSLNMKGDNVTHAALQRNITTKDETPLLEILRMFFEAGVDVNAKNNLGETPLFLACRRRLPKCTELLLSFGADPLAITEAGQSAIHGACHGGCAASLTHLLSTGRVAHLVTAPDNEGVQPFHHAIKSSSLDCCEILLKNGDHLTHIDLDGTSRCSLLLQYFPTTSTQLLTRLFNSYITLSDDAQYDRNSHIIFDYSKILFNRSNDIQSSLLEDINYLQKDLLQHPLVESFVHLKWRKVRFLFYGILLSFFVFILLHTVYILGTSTNDTKMFNRISNMWAFRVVHLVMYIVILWPEVITIIANPKTYIRHWETLTKATSLSASAYVVFAHQYASMRMDKDHRNITLSREGTEESPEYPIRSKMTREISAVSVFFGWIELMMLCGRLPILGSQVLMFARIAKSAIKFIAAFIGLLVGFSASFMVLFSDKDDFRTFGTSFVKTLMMMIGEVDYSNLVDKETAVISYLILVLFLFLVCILMANLLIGLAVDDIYYLQRIGNIERRSKQATHIVTFEKAISVAKRYRLLPRSLTMALIKLYTTKSQKKIFINKNRELVLLYQNKIPSQILQEALQIAKTNQLAASDNPRPVCENRLHDEDASRVLLQEIQDLKNMILNNNLNSKPMLELIKR, encoded by the exons ATGAAAAGGCTGTTCACTCCCTGCCGAAAGAA GAGGCGGCCGCTCATCAAAACCCTGACGTACAAGAGTTCAGGACTGTACCAGGAGAATGCCGCAGTGgtcgtggacgaggaggaggctcGGCGAGGCTCGGCGTGTAGCACATGCAGCGCTGACAGACATGTGGCGCCCAGAGTGACCGCCCTGTTTGCG GTGGAGGCAGGCGACTGTAACGGCTGCACTCCACTACACACCGCAATCTGTGACGGGTGGATGGAAGGGGTGGCCGAGCTCCTGAATCACGGGGCGTCACCAGACCTTCTAGACGCCTCAACCTCGAACCCCGTGACCAAACCCGTGGCTGAGAGTCCCCTGAGGGCTGCCGTCAGGACCGGGAATGTCGCTGCGCTCCGGCTGATCTTCACGCACCATCCGAACATAAGCATTCTGGACACCGAGGAAGGGTCGCTCCTCCACCTGGCAGCGCGCTCACACAAGCTGGAGATGGTCGATTTTCTGCTGCATGAAAGGGTATCCGGGGAGACTTTGAAATCCCTTAATATGAAAGGAGATAATGTAACGCACGCAGCTCTGCAAAGGAACATCACAACAAAGGATGAGACTCCACTTTTGGAGATTCTTAGGATGTTCTTCGAAGCTGGTGTCGATGTTAACGCGAAAAACAACCTTGGGGAAACTCCCTTGTTCCTAGCGTGCCGGCGGCGACTCCCAAAATGCACAGAGCTCCTGCTGTCTTTTGGAGCCGACCCACTGGCCATCACCGAGGCGGGGCAGTCGGCAATCCACGGTGCATGCCATGGAGGATGCGCCGCCAGTCTGACCCACTTGCTAAGCACTGGTCGCGTAGCCCACCTAGTCACTGCCCCGGACAATGAGGGAGTCCAGCCCTTCCACCACGCCATCAAGAGTAGTTCCCTTGACTGCTGTGAGATCTTGCTGAAGAACGGAGACCACCTGACGCATATAGACCTGGACGGAACCTCCCGCTGCTCTCTGCTTCTCCAGTACTTCCCGACCACATCAACCCAACTCCTCACCCGACTCTTTAACTCATACATCACTCTCTCTGATGACGCCCAGTACGACCGAAACTCCCACATCATTTTCGACTACTCCAAGATTCTGTTCAACCGGAGTAATGACATTCAAAGCTCACTTCTGGAGGACATCAATTACCTACAAAAGGATCTGTTGCAGCATCCACTGGTAGAAAGCTTCGTCCACCTCAAATGGAGAAAAGTCAGATTCCTGTTTTATGGTATACTCCTGTCATTCTTTGTGTTTATATTACTCCATACAGTTTACATTCTCGGGACAAGCACCAATGACACTAAGATGTTCAATCGTATTTCAAACATGTGGGCGTTTCGTGTCGTGCACCTCGTGATGTACATCGTTATCTTGTGGCCTGaagtcatcaccatcattgccAACCCTAAGACATACATCCGTCACTGGGAAACTCTGACAAAAGCCACATCGTTGAGCGCATCTGCGTACGTTGTTTTTGCGCACCAGTATGCAAGTATGCGCATGGATAAGGATCATAGGAATATCACACTTTCACGAGAGGGTACAGAGGAGTCCCCTGAGTACCCCATTAGGTCCAAAATGACAAGAGAAATCAGCGCGGTGTCTGTTTTCTTCGGATGGATCGAGCTTATGATGCTGTGTGGGAGACTTCCAATCCTCGGTTCACAGGTCCTCATGTTCGCCAGAATCGCTAAGTCGGCAATCAAATTCATCGCTGCGTTCATTGGCCTCCTCGTGGGTTTCTCCGCTAGCTTCATGGTGCTGTTCAGTGACAAGGATGACTTCCGTACTTTTGGGACTAGCTTCGTCAAgaccctgatgatgatgattggggaGGTAGACTATTCAAACCTCGTGGACAAGGAAACAGCGGTCATTAGCTATTTgattctggtgttgtttctgttcCTAGTGTGCATTCTCATGGCCAACCTTCTGATCGGTCTTGCTGTGGATGACATCTACTACTTACAGCGTATTGGGAACATTGAAAGGCGCTCTAAGCAGGCCACTCATATCGTCACGTTCGAGAAGGCCATCTCTGTCGCTAAACGATATCGACTACTCCCCCGCAGCCTGACAATGGCCTTGATCAAACTCTATACAACGAAATCCCAGAAGAAAATATTCATTAATAAAAATCGGGAGCTTGTGTTGTTATATCAAAACAAGATTCCATCGCAAATACTCCAAGAAGCTTTGCAGATTGCGAAAACCAACCAGTTAGCGGCCTCTGACAACCCTCGCCCAGTGTGTGAAAATAGACTCCATGACGAAGATGCCTCCAGAGTGTTGCTTCAGGAAATTCAGGACCTCAAGAACATGATTCTCAACAATAATCTCAATTCTAAACCAATGCTCGAATTGATCAAACGGTAG
- the LOC126988916 gene encoding serine protease inhibitor 88Ea-like, translating into MNTRMPSTALFLLLVSASVAPILTQDPALPGPEARPDKHPAQPREPTSQASENECFPGASEHNLSVPQSSADLSYITDFGLDLFRELYPYNTTQRNFFFSPYSVWSALSLAYFGSMGQTEQELASVLGLTDKVTALKSWRALEFLYAMRQANKSSYTFSVANRAYFDQSVKLRPCIESILTSELATVDFTRPDLAAEEINSFIFKTTKGRIQELVTPSLVAGARLVLTNAAFFKGTWLYRFKESSTSKALFYSTFEDFSFVDMMRQKGSFRYGVSEELGANILELPYDGEALSMYILLPAFVAGEDGFSAMVERLSGPVLHQALSNTWRSQMEVLLPKFRLEELLEEEMIEALRRMGIRDLFDPVRADLSTFTAAEQVSVGRSVHRAFVEVSEEGTEAAAATALISWRVARPVAPTKFEANHPFLFLIYDNLTRNVLFLGAYKSPKTSQSA; encoded by the exons ATGAACACAAGGATGCCCTCCACAGCGCTGTTTCTTCTACTGGTCTCCGCTTCAGTGGCGCCCATACTAACCCAAGACCCAGCGTTACCAGGGCCCGAAGCTCGCCCTGACAAACACCCAGCCCAGCCCAGGGAGCCGACGAGCCAGGCCAGCGAGAATGAGTGCTTTCCAGGGGCTTCTGAGCACAATCTAAGCGTCCCACAGTCTAGCGCAGATCTCTCCTACATCACCGACTTCGGGCTGGACCTGTTCCGGGAGCTCTACCCTTACAACACAACGCAGAggaacttctttttctctccctatagCGTCTGGTCCGCGCTCTCCCTGGCATACTTCGGCTCCATGGGACAAACTGAGCAGGAGCTGGCGTCGGTCCTTGGGCTGACGGATAAAGTGACCGCCCTCAAGAGCTGGCGAGCGCTGGAGTTCCT GTACGCTATGAGACAAGCCAACAAGTCCAGCTATACGTTCAGTGTTGCCAACCGAGCCTACTTTGACCAGTCTGTGAAGCTGCGGCCTTGTATCGAGAGCATCTTGACCTCAGAGTTGGCAACGGTGGATTTtacaagg CCTGACCTCGCTGCAGAAGAGATCAATTCCTTCATATTCAAAACCACGAAGGGCAGGATTCAGGAGCTGGTCACGCCCTCCCTCGTGGCCGGCGCAAGACTGGTATTGACCAACGCCGCGTTCTTCAAGGGCACGTGGCTCTACCGGTTCAAGGAGTCCTCCACCTCCAAAGCCCTTTTCTACTCCACCTTCGAGGATTTCTCTTTTGTGGATATGATGCGTCAGAAAGGGAGTTTTCGATATG GGGTCTCAGAGGAGCTCGGTGCCAACATACTGGAGCTCCCGTATGATGGAGAGGCTCTATCCATGTACATTCTCCTACCTGCCTTCGTCGCTGGGGAAGACGGGTTCTCGGCGATGGTGGAGCGTCTCAGCGGCCCCGTTCTGCACCAGGCGCTCTCCAACACCTGGCGCTCGCAAATGGAGGTTCTGCTGCCTAAGTTTCGCCTAGAGGAGCttctggaggaggagatgattgag gCTCTGCGGAGGATGGGCATCAGAGACCTGTTTGACCCTGTGCGCGCTGACCTCTCCACCTTCACCGCGGCggagcag GTCAGCGTGGGCAGGAGCGTTCACCGGGCCTTCGTGGAGGTCAGCGAGGAGGgcacagaagcagcagcagccacGGCCCTTATATCTTGGCGCGTTGCCCGCCCCGTCGCGCCCACCAAATTTGAGGCTAACCAcccgttcctcttcctcatctacgACAACCTCACCCGCAATGTGCTGTTTCTGGGCGCCTACAAGAGTCCCAAAACATCGCAAAGTGCTTAA